A part of Desulfobacter sp. genomic DNA contains:
- the rapZ gene encoding RNase adapter RapZ, with product MDSQKVYIITGISGSGKTTVIRAFEDASFYCIDNMPMELVPKVLELPIQDYPQVKGAAFVMDIRSKTFIKNFVSGISALEEMGITPVIVFLEADTDTLVKRYSQTRRQHPLDGKTSLLDSIRAEKQTMAPIRKLAHHIINTSTYNVHQLKSDILALITDREGGKGRDLMKLNIVSFGYKYGIPLDADLVVDLRFLANPYFVPELKALDGESEGVKNFVLENRETKNFLKKYNDFIDYLIPLYKKENKAYLTLALGCTGGRHRSVAIARSVFERLTVKGLNPSIMHRDIDRDTRT from the coding sequence ATGGACAGCCAAAAGGTTTATATCATTACCGGAATCTCCGGATCAGGGAAAACAACAGTGATCCGGGCCTTTGAAGATGCGTCTTTCTATTGCATCGACAATATGCCCATGGAACTGGTCCCCAAGGTGCTGGAACTGCCCATTCAGGATTATCCCCAGGTCAAGGGCGCAGCATTTGTCATGGACATCCGCTCCAAAACGTTTATTAAAAATTTCGTATCAGGCATCTCCGCTCTGGAGGAGATGGGGATCACTCCGGTGATTGTCTTCCTTGAAGCCGATACCGACACCCTGGTAAAGCGGTACAGCCAGACCCGGCGCCAACACCCGCTGGACGGGAAAACCAGCCTGCTGGACAGCATCCGGGCTGAAAAACAGACCATGGCACCCATCCGGAAGCTGGCCCACCATATCATCAATACCAGCACCTACAATGTACACCAGCTCAAATCCGATATCCTGGCTCTCATAACGGACCGGGAGGGCGGCAAAGGCCGGGACCTGATGAAGCTGAATATCGTATCCTTCGGGTATAAATACGGCATCCCCCTGGATGCCGACCTGGTGGTGGATTTAAGATTCCTTGCCAACCCCTATTTTGTACCGGAACTCAAGGCCCTGGACGGAGAATCCGAAGGCGTAAAGAACTTTGTGCTGGAAAACCGGGAAACCAAAAATTTTCTGAAAAAATACAACGATTTCATTGACTATCTCATTCCCCTTTATAAAAAGGAAAACAAAGCATATCTAACCCTTGCACTGGGATGTACCGGCGGCCGGCACAGGAGCGTGGCAATTGCACGGTCCGTATTCGAGCGCCTGACCGTCAAAGGTCTTAATCCCAGTATCATGCACAGGGACATTGACAGGGACACAAGAACATGA
- a CDS encoding PTS sugar transporter subunit IIA: MTGILIVTHAGLGNTLIDTLEFILGSPQDNLISISIDIKQDPDNLRKKIKKGIKEVRTDKGVIILTDMFGGTPSNLSYSFMEEGQVEVISGVNLPILMKAVNSREKMDIKTLAAALVEHGKRSISLASDILKGTKRQS, encoded by the coding sequence ATGACAGGCATCCTCATCGTAACCCATGCCGGACTCGGCAATACCCTTATCGACACCCTTGAATTTATCCTGGGAAGCCCCCAGGACAATCTGATTTCCATATCCATCGACATCAAACAGGACCCGGACAACCTGAGAAAAAAAATTAAAAAAGGCATAAAAGAAGTCCGCACGGACAAGGGGGTTATTATTCTCACGGATATGTTCGGCGGCACCCCCTCCAACCTCTCCTATTCCTTTATGGAAGAGGGGCAGGTAGAGGTTATTTCCGGAGTCAACCTCCCCATTCTAATGAAAGCCGTTAACTCAAGGGAAAAGATGGACATAAAAACACTGGCTGCCGCTTTGGTGGAACATGGAAAAAGAAGTATTTCCCTGGCCAGTGATATTCTGAAAGGGACCAAACGACAGTCCTGA
- the gap gene encoding type I glyceraldehyde-3-phosphate dehydrogenase yields MSINIGINGFGRIGRMVFRAALETEGLEVKAINDLTDTRTIAHLLEYDSVHGRLNREVSAGDGSITVDGKTITVSALKDPAQIAWADADVDIVLECTGLFRTREAASKHLEGGAKKVIISAPASDPDITIVMGVNHEDYDPASHHILSNASCTTNCLAPVAKVLLENFGIVCGLMTTIHAYTGDQRLLDFPHKDLRRSRAAALSMIPTTTGAAKAVSLVLPELEGKLNGLAVRVPTPNVSLVDLVVTTEKKDLTKEMVNEALETAANSNLKDILGYSDLPLVSIDHNSCPLSSIVDASCTDVINGDLVKIYSWYDNEAGYSHRMIDLALMVANAL; encoded by the coding sequence ATGAGTATAAATATCGGGATTAACGGATTCGGCAGAATCGGACGCATGGTATTTAGAGCCGCCCTTGAAACCGAAGGGCTTGAGGTTAAAGCCATCAACGATCTTACAGACACCAGAACCATTGCCCACCTGCTTGAGTACGATTCGGTCCATGGACGGCTGAACCGGGAAGTCAGTGCCGGGGATGGAAGCATCACCGTTGATGGCAAAACAATCACCGTATCCGCTCTCAAGGATCCGGCACAGATTGCCTGGGCCGACGCAGATGTTGATATTGTACTGGAGTGCACCGGGTTATTCAGGACCAGGGAAGCGGCCTCCAAGCACCTGGAGGGAGGGGCCAAAAAAGTAATTATATCAGCACCGGCCTCGGATCCCGACATCACCATTGTCATGGGGGTCAATCACGAGGACTACGATCCGGCATCCCACCATATTCTGTCCAACGCCTCCTGCACCACCAACTGCCTGGCACCGGTGGCCAAGGTGCTTCTGGAAAACTTCGGCATTGTCTGCGGCCTGATGACCACCATCCACGCCTATACCGGTGACCAGCGCCTCCTTGATTTCCCCCATAAGGACCTGCGCAGGTCAAGGGCAGCCGCCCTGTCCATGATTCCCACCACCACAGGGGCGGCCAAAGCCGTCTCCCTGGTGCTGCCGGAACTGGAAGGCAAGCTAAACGGTTTGGCCGTCCGGGTGCCCACCCCCAACGTATCCCTGGTGGACCTGGTGGTCACCACGGAAAAGAAAGACCTGACCAAAGAAATGGTCAACGAAGCCCTGGAGACTGCTGCGAACAGCAACTTGAAAGACATTCTAGGCTACAGTGACCTGCCCCTGGTTTCCATCGACCACAACTCCTGCCCGCTGTCATCCATCGTGGACGCCTCGTGCACGGATGTCATCAACGGAGACCTGGTGAAAATTTACTCCTGGTATGATAATGAGGCGGGATACTCCCACAGAATGATCGACCTGGCACTTATGGTGGCCAATGCACTTTAA
- a CDS encoding triose-phosphate isomerase, with product MSRRPLIAGNWKMYKTGPEAVKTAQELAGLCRDVSDVDIMIAPTALSLPLVAKAVENTPVKIGAQNLYFEREGAYTGEVSAEMIRAAGAEYVLIGHSERRQYFGETDESVAKKTKAAIAAGLTPVVCIGETEKERDEEKTFFVLDKQVSVGLKSPGLDDFGTLILAYEPVWAIGTGKTASAEQVDEVHQFLRKLLKEKFSEELADKTRILYGGSVKPDNAKDLMSIEDVDGALVGGASLDADKFINIIRYQ from the coding sequence ATGAGCAGAAGACCCTTAATTGCGGGCAACTGGAAAATGTACAAGACCGGTCCCGAGGCGGTTAAGACAGCCCAAGAACTGGCCGGCCTGTGCCGGGATGTGAGCGATGTGGACATCATGATCGCCCCCACCGCCCTGTCCCTGCCCCTGGTGGCAAAGGCCGTTGAAAACACCCCGGTCAAAATCGGGGCCCAGAACCTCTACTTCGAGCGTGAAGGCGCCTATACCGGAGAAGTGTCCGCAGAGATGATCCGGGCCGCAGGTGCCGAATACGTCCTGATCGGGCATTCAGAACGGCGCCAGTATTTCGGAGAGACGGACGAATCCGTGGCAAAGAAGACAAAGGCCGCTATTGCCGCAGGCCTCACCCCTGTGGTCTGCATCGGCGAGACAGAAAAAGAACGGGATGAAGAAAAAACTTTTTTTGTGCTTGACAAACAGGTCTCAGTTGGGTTAAAAAGCCCAGGTCTTGATGATTTCGGGACACTGATTCTTGCCTACGAGCCCGTATGGGCCATCGGCACAGGCAAGACCGCCAGCGCGGAACAAGTTGATGAAGTTCATCAATTCCTGCGAAAACTGCTGAAGGAAAAATTTTCAGAAGAACTGGCGGACAAAACAAGGATCCTTTACGGCGGATCGGTAAAACCGGACAATGCAAAGGACCTGATGAGTATAGAAGATGTGGACGGCGCCCTGGTTGGCGGGGCAAGTCTGGATGCAGACAAATTTATAAACATAATAAGGTATCAGTAA
- the secG gene encoding preprotein translocase subunit SecG, whose product MSTIVIALHVTVCILLILIVLLQTGKGAEMGASIGGAGSQALFGAAGPATILTKITTVVAIVFMITSLSLAYMSGNQSQTSVMKDTKAPIEKTAE is encoded by the coding sequence ATGAGCACCATTGTAATAGCACTGCATGTTACGGTTTGTATCCTCCTCATACTCATCGTTCTGCTCCAGACAGGAAAGGGAGCGGAAATGGGGGCTTCAATCGGCGGAGCTGGAAGTCAGGCCTTGTTCGGCGCAGCAGGACCGGCAACAATCCTGACCAAAATCACCACCGTCGTTGCCATCGTCTTCATGATCACGTCACTGAGTCTGGCTTACATGTCCGGCAATCAGTCCCAGACAAGTGTTATGAAGGACACTAAAGCACCCATAGAAAAAACTGCTGAATAA
- a CDS encoding uracil-DNA glycosylase codes for MAAHTRINCYKCKFFYVTWEPAHPNGCRAMGFKSKQLPSVVVRRSSGKPCQLFEPKKQIRPTP; via the coding sequence ATGGCGGCACACACAAGAATCAACTGCTATAAATGCAAATTCTTTTACGTTACCTGGGAACCCGCCCATCCCAACGGCTGCCGTGCCATGGGATTTAAAAGCAAACAGCTTCCCAGCGTCGTTGTCCGCCGCTCTTCGGGAAAACCCTGCCAGTTATTTGAGCCCAAAAAACAAATTCGTCCCACACCATAA